A stretch of DNA from Xyrauchen texanus isolate HMW12.3.18 chromosome 36, RBS_HiC_50CHRs, whole genome shotgun sequence:
TTTATTGGTGGTGTTCCTCGCAGTGGTACCACTCTAATGCGGGCCATGCTGGATGCTCACCCTGAAGTACGTTGTGGGGAAGAGACCCGTGTCATTCCTCGCATTCTGGCTATGAAGCAGATGTGGAGTCGCTCTGGGCGGGAGAAGATGCGTCTAGATGAAGCCGGAGTAACGGACGAGGTCTTGGACTCAGCAATGCAGGCTTTCTTGTTGGAGATCATTGTAAAGCACGGGGAGCCAGCAGCCTACCTGTGCAATAAAGACCCTTTTGCCCTTAAATCCCTCACCTACCTTGCTAAGATTTTCCCCCATGCTAAGTTCATCCTTATGATCCGTGACGGCAGGGCCTCCGTCCACTCCATGATCTCCCGCAAAGTCACAATCGCCGGGTTTGACTTGAGCAGCTACCGGGATTGCCTAACAAAGTGGAACCGGGCCATAGAGACAATGTATACACAGTGCCTAGAGGCAGCGGACAAGTGCCTTCCTGTGCACTATGAACAGCTTGTCCTACACCCAGAAAAGTGGATGAGGACACTTCTAAAATTTCTCAACATTCCTTGGAACGAGGCAGTTCTGCATCACGAGGATCTCATTGGAAAAGTAGGAGGCGTTTCACTCTCCAAGTAAGTAGCTTTCACCTTGAGTTATATGTCTACAGTTTAGGGTCCGGAATGCTCCAAGAGTGAAAGATTGCTATTCAGTGCTGGTATGTCATCAGGAGCAGAGACTTAATTATTCTTtgatttaaaggtaaagtgtgtaatttctatgccACTAGCAGCACCATactgatttgcaaaaataatgattgtttcctGAAAACTCCCACCATTTGCCATTGGTCGAACAAAGAGATAGGCCCGCCTCAAATTCAGGATGTGATGCTCAagcaaacagaacaatgttttgatagcacacAATTTTCAGGGAACTCAACCTACAAATGCCTTTATCAGGGTGCACACTGTATCATTTTTATTCTATAATATGTTGTTGCTTGTAAGACTGAATTATGTGATGACATCTTTGGAAAAAGCCATGGCACACTGTATGACTTTATATCAGACTGTACTATACACACCGTAGCCAAAAGTTTGGTCCCAATCATCCCGATTGACAGTGATTATTGTGTGTTGTATCTCATCTGGCCATCATAAGAGCAGTAACACTGCACAACTGTGACACATTATTTCAGACACTGAGGCATTTATTGCATTTGTATCAATGACAGACGAATCTGCCCTACATCAAGAGAAATATTTACAATCCCAGAAATTCATATCGGCATGCAAAAGCTTGACCAAAATCTTATAATGTGAACCAGAAACTTGTAGTTGTCTATCCACATTATGCtaggaaaagaaaaaagtattttaaaataaaaaaaaatattacacacaATAGGTTTAGGCAAAAAACTGTAACTGTTTTCTTTTAGACACCAAAGCAAAACTCAAAACATTTCCAACATGAAAATCCTGGGTTTAGGAGCCACCTGGGTCATTTAAGCTCTGTTCACTTGTCTTATCTAGTTAATGTCAACAGCCAAATTTGTCACACACATGCGATGTTCAAAAAACTAATGTACTTTACTATGTACtgcacagtaaactgtgtggcctattattcttttaaaatgtttaaaaaaagcaatatgGAATTATTACAATTTTTCAAACAGTAGTACGCTACGTTGTTTAATTCAGCGATAGTAGTCAAGCTttcatctttgaaataaaattatgattttgcaTTTTCTATCAAATGTTGGCAGTTAGAGCCATGAAGATATTAAAAATCAAATTAACATTTCATCCTGTGTATTGGTCACACTGGAAATGGTAGATCAAATTGATCATATTGCATTGAGGATTGCGGTATTCTGCTTGTATGCTCTACATGTAGTAAGCCAACCAAGTATTCAATGCCTAAATTCACAGTATACTTGCTATGTACTACAAAAATTTTACAAGTAGCATGGTATTCTGAAAATAGCCACAGTTTTCGTGTCCTTACACATCCCTTTTACCACAGCTAAGTGTACTTATGAACTTTTATGTACATGTACATGTGCAGATGTGTGTGGGTGTTTCTCACTCTGTCAGTCTATAACTGTATAAGTGTTAAAATTCTCACTGTCCAGTGATGTGTTCCTTCCAGTTCTGGCAGATAACAACTTGATAATCCCTGGAGTGCAGTTGTGTTTACAAGATCGGTTTTACCACAATGTGTTGTATTTCATTATACTAAAAAGCCATGTTACAGTCTAATGATTGCTTTACTCAATGTGCACTGAATAGACCAAACGAAGGGTGGAAGTTAACTGGCAGCATTCCTTCTGCTATAAAACATGTTGTTACAAGTTGGAACCTGagtgatgctttttttttttccaaaaggaAAAATAGACGTGTAATATCCAAAGATGTCCACATGAGCTCATATTTTCTTggattattacatttagggctcCTTTTCTCTTTTGTTAGTGCAACCCTGTTTTGTCAAGCATTTCCCACCCTTAATTTGTTTCTGCACTTTAGGGAGCTACTACATGTTCAAGATCAGCAAGGGCAGTGGCTATTGCAATCATGGAGTCAAGAAATATCACAACAATGTTGTATGGCAGCACATTAGATATTCTGACGCATGGCCTACAGAAGTCATTGAAGTCTCCAAAACTCAAAGGGGTCACACTCCATTGGCAAATTAAATGGCTCCTCCATGTTCCCTTAATATATATGGCTTCTGTCTGGTTGCCATTTTTAGAattgaacacatttttaattaaaagctTATGCTCTGAGAGAGgccaaactttttttatttttctttgtcttGGATCCTGTCGTATATCTCCTGTTTCTCCTTTTCCTTCTCAAAGCATTTCTGGTCTGTCTTTCatctttttaaatgtgtgttatcTTTGTGCATGCATACTTGCTCTGACCTTCCACTGCCTTGTATTCTCTCCCTTCATTTCAGTACCTTTTACTTCCTTTTATATTAGGGCGATATAGCAATCTTTTTAAGCCCtctaaaaatatttgatataCTCTCAGTATTTTTATCCTGTAATTGCTCTAAATTGACTTAAagggggacctattatgcaaaattcacttttacatggtgtttgtacataaatgtgagtcagcagagtgtgTATACAACCAccttacaatgttaaaagtccacccactcctctttcttatttttctattcatcaaaaacattgtgtcaaatgaatggttttcgtttaTGCTCCTATAGTgacgtcacattagagcaggcctcgcccacgactggtgacagactccaccctattattatagatcctcccctgagtgatcctCACACAGTGTGCCATTTTTTTCagcactggagcagatacagtgagaagaataatgtctcagctgcataagcatcataagtgttctatTGTTGGCTGTAAacgtgaacataagagtcttcacgtactcccggcatcagagccattgaagacgcagtggacaagttttgtttttgaaggaaatgtgccccaaaacatacaaaaatgtgtgtaagtttgtgcaaatcattttacacttgactgctttgtgaatgagtgccaatataaagcaggattttcaaaaaatttgattctcaagcatggatcagtaccaactgttcatgttccagctttatatcctgaagatgtaagtatcacactttatattttgtgaatgtttgcaaatcacctttccgaatgtgcttgttagctgattccacggctaatgcaactaaagttaccattgtctctgaatgtattcatggagaccagagctatgtcattatttttttattttaacgcTTACTgtaagttaccattgtctctgattctattcacagagaccagatagacatatatatattcataaatatatggctgaactccggtatttatgctgtcagtcatattgtttctgatttgttgttgctgtggtATCCCaagcatgagctgtaaaggcacagctcTCTTCTGGAAAggggcagggagcagcagctcatttgcatttaagaaGACACACCCAAAATCagagtgtttttgattccacccccCCCAAACTTCACagacattctggggacacctgagacgtATGCTACagcttgtaaaaaggggcataataggtctcctttaatggtgatttcaaaatgtaaaattggattgaaaatgtttaatgcaaaaatTAAAACACAGTAGGGCTAAgacacaaaattttaatttttctctGAAATATGACCAAATTTCAAATTAGATTCTAATTTTAATGACATTATTTCAGGTAGGGGAAAACATTTGTGTaacaaatcaatataaaccaATCAGCACCGTGTTAGAGTGAttgtttattgcaaagaacatatctGGCTGTTATAATGAGTCAGAAGATTTAGTCAGTTAAATTTCTCAAAAATTTAGTAAAAAAGAAATGCTTCAAAGATGGTTCTGTGTTAAATTAGTGTTGCACAGTAGCCTATAGGAGTACTATATGGTGTGCCATAGTACTCCTAGCATTCATGATACCAACAGTACCACAGtgttttctcatttaaaacagTAGTATGTATATACCTAATGCTTATGCAGCGAGATGCTGATAAGAGAGCATAGCAAAGTCTAAGACACAACCGGCAAAGACTTCCACCACTGGGAGCCATTCACTCCAAACACGTCCGTCTTGTCCTATGTAAGCATGCGGCGCTAggctagacggacatctttgacttGTGTCGTCTCatagttttttcagcatctcttgCAGTAACAATGCATTATTTAGATGCTGTTTGAATTTAAACGGAAATgtaaaaacacatctcaagacacccgcctttttgttttattcattgcgCTATGACTGTTTTAGCC
This window harbors:
- the tpst1 gene encoding protein-tyrosine sulfotransferase 1; its protein translation is MIGKLKQNLLVACLVISSITVFYLGRHAMECHHRIEERSQPLVSSLRTTLHTGQNLSNPFIYNKDMPLVFIGGVPRSGTTLMRAMLDAHPEVRCGEETRVIPRILAMKQMWSRSGREKMRLDEAGVTDEVLDSAMQAFLLEIIVKHGEPAAYLCNKDPFALKSLTYLAKIFPHAKFILMIRDGRASVHSMISRKVTIAGFDLSSYRDCLTKWNRAIETMYTQCLEAADKCLPVHYEQLVLHPEKWMRTLLKFLNIPWNEAVLHHEDLIGKVGGVSLSKVERSTDQVIKPVNVEALSKWVGKIPPDVLRDMAVIAPMLARLGYDPHANPPNYGRPDPLVLDNTRRIQKTENSNPR